A part of Astatotilapia calliptera chromosome 15, fAstCal1.2, whole genome shotgun sequence genomic DNA contains:
- the clic5b gene encoding chloride intracellular channel protein 5b isoform X2 encodes MSDEDRDPDIELFVKAGSDGESIGNCPFSQRLFMILWLKGVMFNVTTVDLKRKPADLHNLAPGTHPPFLTFEGEVKTDVNKIEEFLEETLCPPKYPRLAAKHRESNTAGNDIFAKFSAYIKNTKPEANAALEKGLTKALKKLDDYLNNPLPDEIDANSMEEEKGSNRCFLDGNEFTLADCNLLPKLYIVKVVAKKYRNYDIPAEMSGVWRYLNNASTRDEFTNTCAADTEIETAYKDVARRLAK; translated from the exons GCGGGCAGCGATGGAGAAAGCATCGGCAACTGTCCCTTCTCTCAGCGCCTCTTCATGATCCTCTGGCTCAAAGGAGTCATGTTCAACGTCACGACCGTCGACCTCAAGAG GAAGCCGGCAGATCTGCACAACCTGGCTCCAGGGACGCACCCTCCTTTCCTGACCTTCGAAGGAGAGGTCAAGACAGACGTCAACAAGATTGAAGAGTTTCTTGAGGAGACACTCTGTCCTCCAAA GTATCCCAGACTGGCTGCCAAGCACAGAGAGTCCAATACAGCTGGAAACGACATCTTTGCCAAGTTCTCAGCCTACATCAAGAACACCAAACCAGAAGCCAACGCTG CTCTAGAGAAAGGTTTAACCAAAGCCCTGAAGAAGCTGGATGACTACCTTAACAACCCATTGCCAGATGAGATCGATGCAAACagcatggaggaggagaagggctCCAACCGATGCTTCCTGGATGGGAACGAGTTCACTCTGGCAGACTGCAACCTCCTGCCCAAACTCTACATAGTGAAG GTTGTTGCTAAGAAATACCGCAACTACGACATCCCAGCGGAAATGTCGGGGGTGTGGCGCTACCTGAACAACGCCTCCACGCGTGACGAGTTCACCAACACCTGTGCTGCTGACACTGAGATCGAGACCGCCTACAAAGACGTGGCGAGGAGACTGGCCAAGTAG
- the clic5b gene encoding chloride intracellular channel protein 5b isoform X3: protein MHIQEERKGDPAGSDGESIGNCPFSQRLFMILWLKGVMFNVTTVDLKRKPADLHNLAPGTHPPFLTFEGEVKTDVNKIEEFLEETLCPPKYPRLAAKHRESNTAGNDIFAKFSAYIKNTKPEANAALEKGLTKALKKLDDYLNNPLPDEIDANSMEEEKGSNRCFLDGNEFTLADCNLLPKLYIVKVVAKKYRNYDIPAEMSGVWRYLNNASTRDEFTNTCAADTEIETAYKDVARRLAK, encoded by the exons GCGGGCAGCGATGGAGAAAGCATCGGCAACTGTCCCTTCTCTCAGCGCCTCTTCATGATCCTCTGGCTCAAAGGAGTCATGTTCAACGTCACGACCGTCGACCTCAAGAG GAAGCCGGCAGATCTGCACAACCTGGCTCCAGGGACGCACCCTCCTTTCCTGACCTTCGAAGGAGAGGTCAAGACAGACGTCAACAAGATTGAAGAGTTTCTTGAGGAGACACTCTGTCCTCCAAA GTATCCCAGACTGGCTGCCAAGCACAGAGAGTCCAATACAGCTGGAAACGACATCTTTGCCAAGTTCTCAGCCTACATCAAGAACACCAAACCAGAAGCCAACGCTG CTCTAGAGAAAGGTTTAACCAAAGCCCTGAAGAAGCTGGATGACTACCTTAACAACCCATTGCCAGATGAGATCGATGCAAACagcatggaggaggagaagggctCCAACCGATGCTTCCTGGATGGGAACGAGTTCACTCTGGCAGACTGCAACCTCCTGCCCAAACTCTACATAGTGAAG GTTGTTGCTAAGAAATACCGCAACTACGACATCCCAGCGGAAATGTCGGGGGTGTGGCGCTACCTGAACAACGCCTCCACGCGTGACGAGTTCACCAACACCTGTGCTGCTGACACTGAGATCGAGACCGCCTACAAAGACGTGGCGAGGAGACTGGCCAAGTAG